In a genomic window of Erwinia sp. HDF1-3R:
- a CDS encoding site-specific integrase, with amino-acid sequence MHSASALLLTEQWLTILSNLGRASATIKAYRSALTHFFAFCEIHDIAPERASFEDIAGYIRPQLPDMPSSVASATLQLRLSALRLWYDFLVYQDICSLNPLPRSGLPGAIYTGRGLIPRINRLPVIPDDGEWLRFLKHVSAAPLRDRLMLALAYYGALRRTEVTALRLEDIDLAHRLIRIRAETTKNRRERMVCYSADVAPVLANHFQKLRLEGWSGGALFRSVSDRNYGAPLSFWSWSKTVRKWAAETDQPDITTHTFRHLRLTHLARAGWKLHELATYAGHRDPRTTQIYIHLSGTDMAARMAAAVAETDRKIAGLIFQAGAV; translated from the coding sequence ATGCATTCCGCATCTGCTCTTCTGCTGACTGAGCAGTGGCTTACAATTCTTTCGAATTTAGGAAGAGCCAGCGCAACTATTAAAGCCTATCGAAGTGCCCTGACGCATTTTTTTGCCTTCTGTGAAATACACGACATTGCTCCTGAAAGAGCTTCCTTTGAAGACATTGCAGGATATATCCGACCTCAGCTCCCTGATATGCCGTCGTCCGTTGCAAGCGCCACGCTCCAGTTGCGCCTTTCAGCTCTTCGTCTCTGGTATGACTTTCTGGTTTATCAGGATATTTGCAGTCTCAACCCGTTACCCCGTTCGGGTTTGCCTGGTGCCATTTATACCGGACGCGGCCTGATCCCACGTATCAACCGACTCCCCGTTATTCCCGATGACGGGGAGTGGCTCAGGTTCCTGAAACACGTTTCTGCAGCGCCTCTGCGTGACCGACTGATGCTTGCTCTGGCTTATTATGGGGCGCTCCGACGTACTGAAGTGACGGCTCTGAGGCTTGAGGACATTGACCTGGCTCATCGCCTGATACGCATCCGGGCAGAAACGACGAAAAACAGACGGGAAAGAATGGTCTGCTATAGCGCCGACGTTGCGCCGGTACTGGCAAACCATTTTCAAAAGCTACGGCTGGAAGGCTGGTCAGGCGGTGCTTTGTTCCGTTCCGTCTCTGACCGTAATTACGGCGCTCCTCTCTCTTTCTGGAGCTGGAGTAAAACCGTACGGAAATGGGCGGCAGAGACTGATCAGCCAGACATCACCACGCATACTTTTCGTCACCTCCGGCTGACGCATCTGGCACGGGCCGGATGGAAACTGCATGAACTGGCTACTTATGCAGGGCACAGGGACCCACGTACAACACAAATTTATATTCATCTGTCGGGAACGGATATGGCTGCCCGCATGGCTGCTGCCGTCGCTGAAACCGACCGTAAGATTGCAGGGCTTATCTTTCAGGCGGGAGCCGTGTGA
- a CDS encoding integrase, with protein MKKYVDIWLAERPEEQAALTDERTGEKVRFLFQYRGKPVGRDIINRTVIPVLCARAGVPEEDSRGPITSHRGRASAVTALASVPQGMSLYELMQWSGHSSPQSTMHYIRIRPTQLAASFVKADRVAHMISVLIDHDPAATSLTGPATYYDLGDSFCTNPFWSSCPHRMACIGCDFNLPKRSARGLLLESKASVKHYLEEVPLTPDEKEVIEGDVEKLNAALMKTDIPRIL; from the coding sequence GTGAAAAAGTATGTCGATATCTGGCTGGCAGAACGACCAGAAGAACAGGCAGCTCTGACGGATGAACGCACCGGTGAAAAAGTCCGTTTTCTGTTTCAGTACCGGGGCAAACCGGTGGGAAGAGACATAATAAACCGCACCGTTATTCCGGTTCTCTGTGCCCGGGCAGGAGTGCCTGAGGAAGACAGCCGGGGCCCCATTACCAGCCACAGGGGACGCGCATCGGCCGTAACTGCCCTGGCCAGTGTTCCTCAGGGCATGTCTTTATACGAGCTGATGCAGTGGTCAGGACACTCTTCGCCGCAATCCACCATGCATTATATTCGAATACGCCCGACGCAGCTTGCTGCCTCTTTTGTTAAAGCTGACCGGGTAGCGCACATGATAAGCGTGCTGATTGATCATGACCCCGCAGCAACCAGCCTCACGGGACCTGCGACATATTATGATCTGGGCGACTCTTTCTGTACTAATCCCTTCTGGAGCAGTTGCCCGCACCGTATGGCATGCATCGGATGTGATTTTAATCTGCCAAAGAGAAGTGCAAGAGGACTGTTACTGGAAAGTAAGGCATCGGTAAAACATTATCTTGAAGAAGTGCCACTGACGCCCGATGAGAAAGAAGTAATAGAAGGTGATGTGGAAAAACTGAACGCCGCTCTTATGAAAACAGATATCCCACGTATTCTGTAG
- a CDS encoding DUF305 domain-containing protein has product MKPRNMILLLMLAVVFPATAAQAVHGNHAGMSPSSEAYMDGMNNMHEGMIKAVQDPDADRAFARSMIEHHKGAIAMAETELRYGKSPAMRKMAESIISA; this is encoded by the coding sequence ATGAAACCGCGTAACATGATTTTATTGCTGATGCTCGCAGTCGTGTTTCCGGCAACGGCTGCGCAGGCAGTACACGGAAACCATGCCGGAATGTCACCGTCTTCTGAGGCCTATATGGACGGCATGAATAATATGCACGAAGGAATGATAAAGGCCGTACAGGACCCGGATGCAGACAGGGCATTTGCCAGGAGCATGATTGAACATCACAAAGGAGCCATTGCCATGGCCGAAACGGAACTCCGTTATGGTAAATCACCGGCAATGCGGAAGATGGCTGAAAGCATTATCAGCGCCTAG